From one Butyricimonas faecihominis genomic stretch:
- a CDS encoding lysylphosphatidylglycerol synthase transmembrane domain-containing protein, whose amino-acid sequence MKPFYKQVIKFFAFLLVTVFLFWLVYRDQNFDDLMKVLRDDVDYTWIWVAIVFGLLSHVSRSLRWQMLTKSMGYRISFMNSFMGVMIGYFANMAIPRMGEFTRCGVVSKYENVPFSKLLGTVVTERVFDMIMLLLLTLVVVVSQFKQVGIFLDNNEEIKQKLYTMFHSPWTYVVLGVLIVGVAGFFWFVRKGTFFTRLHHFLSGMKEGLLTVKDVKHKWLFIGHTIFIWLMYFLMLYVCFFCFQFTSHLGPMVGLTVFVLSSYGMVAPVQGGVGAWHFMVIAALMIYLPHTEEIASLSKTFALLTHGTMTLLYIVVGVLCLLFLPIYNRK is encoded by the coding sequence ATGAAGCCATTTTATAAACAGGTTATAAAGTTTTTTGCCTTTTTGCTGGTAACAGTTTTTTTGTTCTGGCTGGTGTATCGAGATCAAAATTTCGATGACTTGATGAAGGTTTTGCGTGATGATGTCGACTATACGTGGATATGGGTAGCGATTGTTTTCGGTTTACTTAGCCACGTGAGTCGTTCTCTGCGTTGGCAGATGTTGACGAAATCTATGGGATACCGGATTTCTTTCATGAATAGTTTTATGGGGGTGATGATTGGTTATTTTGCTAATATGGCGATTCCCCGGATGGGTGAGTTTACCCGTTGTGGAGTGGTGAGTAAATATGAGAACGTGCCATTCTCGAAGTTATTGGGAACGGTTGTTACCGAGCGGGTATTTGACATGATTATGTTGCTGTTGCTTACTTTGGTTGTTGTTGTTTCGCAATTTAAACAGGTCGGGATATTCCTGGATAATAATGAAGAGATTAAACAAAAGTTATACACGATGTTTCATTCCCCATGGACTTACGTGGTGTTGGGAGTATTGATCGTGGGGGTGGCAGGTTTCTTCTGGTTTGTACGGAAAGGTACTTTCTTCACCCGGTTACATCATTTTTTATCGGGAATGAAAGAAGGTTTATTGACCGTGAAGGACGTGAAGCATAAGTGGTTATTTATCGGTCATACGATTTTTATCTGGCTGATGTATTTTCTGATGCTATACGTTTGTTTCTTCTGTTTCCAGTTCACCTCTCACTTGGGACCGATGGTTGGTTTGACCGTGTTTGTTCTTTCCAGTTACGGGATGGTGGCTCCGGTACAGGGTGGCGTGGGTGCGTGGCATTTTATGGTGATTGCAGCCTTGATGATTTATTTACCGCATACGGAAGAAATTGCCAGCCTGTCTAAGACATTTGCTTTGTTGACTCACGGCACGATGACATTGTTGTATATCGTGGTAGGCGTGTTGTGTTTGTTATTCTTGCCAATATATAATCGGAAGTAA
- the rsmG gene encoding 16S rRNA (guanine(527)-N(7))-methyltransferase RsmG, which translates to MDIVEKYFTGLSERQLEQFQQLEGLYREWNEKINVISRKDIDALNVHHVLHSLAIAKVISFKAGTKVLDVGTGGGFPGIPLAIMFPEVDFFLVDSIGKKIKVVEGVAGALGLKNVIARQLRVETMKEKFDFIVSRAVTAFPAFVALTRKRIRENSFNDLSNGILYLKGGDFEEEIRDFKDKISVYNIPDFFEEEFFETKKLIYMKFLK; encoded by the coding sequence ATGGATATTGTTGAAAAATATTTTACCGGGTTAAGTGAGAGACAATTGGAACAGTTCCAACAATTGGAGGGGCTTTACCGGGAATGGAATGAAAAGATCAATGTGATTTCGAGGAAAGATATAGATGCTTTGAACGTGCATCATGTTTTACATTCTTTGGCGATAGCAAAGGTGATTTCTTTCAAAGCGGGGACAAAAGTGTTGGATGTCGGAACGGGAGGAGGTTTTCCCGGAATTCCGTTGGCTATTATGTTTCCTGAGGTAGATTTTTTCCTGGTAGATTCTATCGGGAAGAAAATTAAAGTGGTAGAGGGTGTTGCAGGAGCTTTAGGCTTAAAAAATGTGATAGCAAGGCAATTGAGAGTAGAGACGATGAAAGAAAAATTTGATTTCATCGTGAGTCGTGCCGTGACGGCTTTTCCGGCTTTTGTAGCCTTGACCAGAAAGCGTATTCGAGAGAATAGTTTCAACGATTTGTCCAATGGAATTTTGTATCTGAAGGGAGGGGATTTTGAAGAAGAGATTCGGGATTTCAAGGATAAAATTTCTGTTTATAATATTCCTGATTTTTTTGAGGAAGAGTTTTTCGAAACGAAGAAATTAATTTATATGAAATTCCTCAAATAA